A genomic window from Candidatus Goldiibacteriota bacterium includes:
- a CDS encoding argininosuccinate synthase, translated as MAKKVNKVVLAYSGGLDTSVIVPWLKETYGCKVIACVVDVGQKDDFKATEKKAIASGADKVYVLDKKEEFMKEYVFPMIKSGGVYEGKYLLGTSIARPIIAKAQVEIALKEGADAVSHGATGKGNDQVRFELTYKALAPQLKIIAAWKDDNWTIRSRSEAIDYAKAHGVPVPVTKKKPYSEDDNLWHISHEGGILEDPAKECPEEVLSRIATIKKAAETPQYVTINFVKGIPVGINGKKMEPVALITKLNELGGKHGIGFVDMVENRLVGIKSRGVYETPGGTLLFAAHKELEEITMDRDTAHYKQQLELKFTELIYNGMWFAPLREAISAFIDKTQETVTGDVKLKLYKGHVIPAGKTSPNSLYSMAYATFEEDEVYSQKDATGFINLFGLQLKIFNQVNRKKK; from the coding sequence ATGGCTAAGAAAGTAAATAAAGTGGTTCTTGCGTATTCGGGCGGGCTTGACACATCTGTAATCGTGCCGTGGTTAAAAGAAACTTACGGCTGTAAAGTAATAGCGTGCGTGGTGGACGTGGGCCAGAAGGATGATTTTAAAGCCACGGAAAAAAAGGCCATAGCCAGCGGCGCGGATAAAGTGTACGTGCTTGATAAAAAAGAAGAATTCATGAAAGAATATGTTTTCCCGATGATAAAGTCAGGCGGAGTTTATGAAGGAAAGTATCTGTTGGGCACATCCATTGCCAGGCCGATAATCGCCAAGGCTCAGGTGGAAATAGCGTTAAAAGAAGGGGCGGACGCTGTATCGCACGGCGCCACAGGCAAGGGAAATGACCAGGTGCGTTTTGAGCTTACGTATAAAGCGCTTGCTCCGCAGTTAAAGATAATAGCCGCGTGGAAAGATGATAACTGGACAATACGTTCAAGGTCAGAGGCCATTGATTACGCCAAAGCGCACGGAGTACCTGTGCCTGTTACAAAAAAGAAACCATATTCGGAAGATGATAATTTATGGCACATTTCGCACGAAGGCGGAATACTTGAAGACCCGGCTAAAGAGTGCCCTGAAGAAGTGTTAAGCAGAATAGCCACGATTAAAAAAGCGGCAGAGACGCCGCAGTATGTCACAATTAATTTTGTAAAGGGAATACCTGTAGGAATTAACGGAAAGAAAATGGAACCTGTAGCGCTTATCACAAAATTAAATGAACTTGGCGGAAAGCACGGCATAGGGTTTGTGGACATGGTTGAAAACAGGCTTGTAGGTATTAAATCAAGGGGAGTATACGAAACACCCGGCGGCACGCTTTTATTTGCCGCGCATAAAGAGCTGGAAGAAATTACAATGGACAGGGATACCGCGCATTATAAACAGCAGCTGGAGCTGAAGTTTACGGAACTGATATATAACGGCATGTGGTTCGCGCCGTTAAGGGAAGCCATTTCCGCGTTTATTGACAAGACACAGGAAACAGTAACCGGAGACGTAAAACTTAAGCTTTATAAAGGGCACGTAATACCCGCGGGCAAGACGTCGCCTAACAGCCTGTATTCAATGGCCTACGCGACATTTGAGGAAGATGAAGTGTATTCACAGAAGGACGCGACAGGATTTATCAACCTTTTTGGACTTCAGCTTAAGATTTTTAATCAGGTAAACAGGAAGAAAAAATAA
- the argF gene encoding ornithine carbamoyltransferase, with protein MINKLSKKDLLTLDEYTKDEISLILSVSENIREKQKNGEMFVPLLGKALGMIFRKSSTRTRVSFEIGMFQLGGAALYLSPSELQLGRGETVADTARVLSRYLDGIMIRTYDHREVEELAANATIPVINGLTDFTHPCQILADILTIKDKKKVLKGITVAYVGDANNVCNSWMFGAPKADLNLRVASPKGYEPDPAVFARAKKSAADNGTDLIFTNDPRAAVENADVIYTDVWASMGQEEESEKRKKDFTGFQINSELLRLAKKDAIVMHCLPAHRGEEISAEVIDGPQSVVFDEAENRLHVQKGVMALLMGNK; from the coding sequence ATGATTAACAAACTTTCAAAAAAAGACCTGCTGACGCTGGATGAATACACAAAAGACGAAATTTCTCTTATACTTTCCGTATCAGAAAATATAAGGGAAAAACAGAAAAACGGCGAGATGTTTGTGCCCCTTCTTGGAAAAGCGCTGGGAATGATTTTCAGGAAAAGTTCCACGCGTACAAGGGTATCTTTTGAAATCGGAATGTTTCAGCTTGGCGGCGCGGCGCTGTACTTAAGCCCCAGCGAACTGCAGCTTGGACGGGGCGAAACAGTGGCGGACACCGCAAGGGTTTTATCCCGCTATCTGGACGGCATAATGATAAGGACGTATGACCACAGAGAAGTGGAAGAACTTGCGGCAAACGCTACCATACCGGTTATAAACGGCCTTACTGACTTTACGCATCCCTGCCAGATACTGGCGGACATACTTACCATAAAAGATAAGAAGAAAGTATTAAAGGGAATTACAGTCGCGTACGTGGGCGATGCCAATAACGTGTGCAATTCATGGATGTTTGGAGCGCCAAAGGCGGATTTGAATTTAAGGGTGGCGTCGCCAAAAGGGTACGAACCGGACCCGGCAGTGTTTGCCAGGGCAAAAAAATCCGCGGCAGATAACGGGACAGATCTTATATTTACAAATGACCCGCGCGCGGCTGTTGAAAACGCGGACGTAATTTACACTGATGTCTGGGCAAGCATGGGGCAGGAAGAGGAATCGGAAAAAAGAAAAAAAGATTTTACGGGTTTTCAGATAAATTCCGAACTGTTAAGGCTTGCAAAAAAAGACGCCATTGTAATGCACTGCCTGCCCGCGCACAGGGGTGAAGAAATATCGGCAGAGGTGATAGACGGGCCGCAGTCAGTGGTTTTTGATGAAGCGGAAAACAGGCTGCATGTTCAGAAGGGCGTGATGGCGCTTTTAATGGGAAATAAATAA
- a CDS encoding acetylornithine/succinylornithine family transaminase, translated as MNNKLKADDKKYIGNTFKRYDAVFAKGKGAEITDTAGKKYIDLLAGVAVNLLGYNNPAVNAAMTAQIKKYTHTSNWFYSENQIKLAELLVKNSFGSKVFYVNSGAEATEVAIKIARKWGILHKNGAYKVITMRNSFHGRTIAALTATAQEKFHKYLKPLPEGFMYADFNNIASVEKLIDDKTAAVLVEPIQAEGGVLLPDKNYFKELKALCDKKNVLLIADEVQTGLGRTGKLFAYQNFGFEPDMMTLGKGLGGGLPLSAVVISKKLEDVYTVGDHGTTMGGNPVACAAGYAVLKQINTKTMLKMALIKGNKLMKDLKQLNNSVIKDVRGIGLIIGVELKSDTASDAAAKALKNGVIINACKPNVLRLVPPLIITKKQMDKAVKAIDKALC; from the coding sequence ATGAATAACAAATTAAAAGCTGATGATAAAAAATACATAGGAAATACTTTCAAACGTTACGACGCGGTTTTTGCAAAGGGAAAAGGCGCCGAAATAACAGACACGGCCGGGAAAAAGTACATTGACCTTCTGGCGGGTGTCGCGGTAAACCTTCTTGGCTATAATAATCCCGCGGTGAACGCCGCCATGACGGCGCAGATAAAAAAATACACGCATACTTCCAACTGGTTTTACAGTGAAAATCAGATTAAACTGGCGGAATTGCTTGTGAAAAATTCTTTTGGCAGTAAGGTTTTTTATGTAAACTCCGGCGCGGAAGCGACCGAAGTGGCAATTAAGATAGCCCGCAAGTGGGGCATACTGCATAAAAATGGCGCGTATAAAGTGATAACAATGCGCAATAGTTTTCACGGCAGGACTATTGCAGCTCTTACGGCGACAGCGCAGGAGAAATTTCACAAATATTTAAAGCCGCTTCCCGAAGGGTTTATGTACGCGGACTTTAATAATATTGCATCGGTGGAAAAACTTATAGATGACAAGACCGCCGCAGTTCTGGTGGAACCCATTCAGGCGGAAGGCGGCGTGCTGCTGCCGGATAAAAATTATTTTAAAGAATTAAAAGCGCTGTGCGATAAAAAGAATGTCCTTTTAATCGCGGATGAAGTGCAGACAGGGCTTGGCCGCACGGGAAAACTTTTCGCGTATCAGAACTTTGGTTTTGAACCCGACATGATGACACTTGGAAAAGGTTTGGGCGGCGGGCTTCCGCTTTCAGCTGTTGTAATTTCCAAAAAACTTGAAGATGTTTACACGGTGGGCGACCACGGCACCACAATGGGCGGAAATCCCGTGGCGTGCGCGGCAGGCTATGCGGTATTGAAACAGATAAACACAAAGACAATGCTGAAAATGGCGCTGATAAAAGGCAATAAGCTGATGAAAGATTTGAAGCAGCTGAATAATTCCGTAATTAAGGATGTAAGGGGAATCGGGCTTATTATCGGAGTGGAATTAAAAAGCGATACCGCCTCTGACGCGGCGGCAAAAGCGCTGAAGAACGGCGTTATAATTAACGCGTGTAAGCCGAATGTGTTAAGGCTTGTGCCTCCTTTGATAATAACAAAGAAACAGATGGACAAGGCTGTAAAAGCAATTGATAAGGCGCTTTGCTGA